The uncultured Methanobrevibacter sp. genome includes a region encoding these proteins:
- the comE gene encoding sulfopyruvate decarboxylase subunit beta, producing the protein MARREAIADIMKNIDDEIVVCNIGFPSRELYDIDDRDENFYMIGSMGLASSIGLGLALSRPDKDVVVIDGDGSLLMNMGSLVTIFANNPKNLTWIVIDNGAYGSTGNQDTYAQVIDLCEIAKSVGFKNSFNFEDIDLAEIIKSDDASFIVYNTEAGNSKAPIIDLTPIEIKDRFMNAIK; encoded by the coding sequence ATGGCAAGAAGAGAAGCAATTGCTGATATAATGAAAAATATTGATGATGAAATTGTTGTTTGCAACATCGGATTTCCATCCAGAGAATTATATGACATTGACGATAGGGATGAAAACTTTTATATGATTGGTTCAATGGGCCTTGCATCATCTATAGGTTTAGGTCTTGCATTATCTCGCCCAGACAAAGACGTTGTTGTCATTGATGGTGACGGATCACTTTTGATGAATATGGGTTCACTTGTAACCATATTTGCCAATAATCCGAAAAATCTAACTTGGATTGTAATAGATAACGGTGCATACGGATCAACCGGAAATCAAGACACCTATGCTCAGGTAATTGACTTATGTGAAATTGCAAAAAGCGTTGGATTTAAAAATAGCTTTAACTTTGAAGACATTGATTTGGCTGAAATAATTAAAAGTGATGATGCCAGTTTTATCGTATACAATACTGAAGCAGGAAATTCAAAAGCACCTATTATTGACTTGACTCCAATTGAAATTAAAGACAGGTTCATGAATGCAATTAAATAA
- a CDS encoding winged helix-turn-helix domain-containing protein produces MQEIKLYELLGYVKISPYRTNTLKSIGKDIKMPSEIARDININTSQVSAALSDLKKQELVICVNEEVRKGRLYKCTELGLEVLENIK; encoded by the coding sequence ATGCAGGAAATCAAATTATACGAACTTCTGGGATATGTGAAAATATCACCCTACAGAACAAACACATTGAAATCCATTGGCAAGGACATCAAAATGCCATCGGAAATCGCTCGTGACATTAATATTAATACTAGTCAGGTATCTGCAGCATTATCTGATTTAAAAAAGCAGGAATTAGTAATATGTGTCAATGAAGAAGTAAGAAAAGGAAGATTGTATAAGTGTACTGAACTGGGATTGGAAGTACTTGAAAATATCAAATAA